From Anopheles darlingi chromosome 2, idAnoDarlMG_H_01, whole genome shotgun sequence, the proteins below share one genomic window:
- the LOC125949857 gene encoding UPF0430 protein CG31712 yields MGRSRSRSRSPKKHKSKHRKRSKSRSSSHSKHDHHRSYDKYRERSSKSRKRSISESSDSSSDASNSGSRRHHKKSTRSRKLTEVERLAEMERQRRQKEAEQKMIEEEAAKRIELLVKKRVEEELEKRKDEIEMEVQRRVEAAKKQMEQEMMLELEKRREQAREEERRREEEELKKRQELENIIAENNRKIEEAQRKLAEDRLAIIEEQRKMDEERQKMRKEQEKRIKEEQKMILGKNNSRPKLSFTLKPGVS; encoded by the exons ATGGGACGGTCGAGATCGAGGAGCCGCTCTCCCAAAAAGCACAAGAGCAAACACCGCAAGCGAAGTAAATCTCGGTCGTCCTCGCACAGCAAAcatgaccaccaccgcagTTACGATAAATACAGAGAGCGCAGCTCAAAGTCCAG AAAACGCTCGATTTCCGAATCGTCCGACAGTAGCAGCGATGCATCGAACAGTGGCTCCCGGAGGCATCATAAGAAGAGCACCCGCAGCCGGAAGCTAACCGAGGTCGAGCGTTTGGCGGAGATGGAGCGCCAAAGGAGACAGAAGGAGGCAGAACAGAAG ATGATAGAGGAGGAGGCCGCCAAACggatcgagctgctggtgaagAAGCGCGTCGAAGAGGAGCTGGAAAAGCGTAAAGATGAGATCGAGATGGAGGTGCAACGGCGCGTCGAGGCCGCCAAGAAGCAGATGGAGCAGGAGATGATGCTCGAACTGGAAAAGCGAAGGGAACAGGCACGGGAAGAGGAACGACGGCGCGAG GAGGAAGAGCTTAAAAAGCGCCAGGAACTTGAAAATATTATCGCAGAAAATAATCGCAAGATTGAGGAAGCGCAACGGAAGCTG GCCGAAGATCGTCTGGCGATTATCGAAGAGCAAAGAAAGATGGACGAAGAACGCCAAAAGATGCGCAAAGAGCAAGAGAAGCGCATCAAAGAGGAGCAAAAGATGATCCTTGGCAAGAACAATTCACGGCCAAAGCTGTCGTTTACGCTAAAACCGGGCGTTTCGTAA